One part of the Desulfonema ishimotonii genome encodes these proteins:
- a CDS encoding transglutaminase-like domain-containing protein yields MEEYLKQTEIIDWNHPVILSKAKDLSVNKTSVADVAKSCFEWVRDNIRHIDDYNIQTVSCSASEVITSGSGICYAKSHLLAALLRANRIPAGFCYQRLSINDDGNPYCLHGLNAVFLPKFGWYRIDSRGNREGINAQFSPPKEQLAFQIQFEKEIDFQEILSEPLSEIIEALKKYKTKDELWNNLPDAKLL; encoded by the coding sequence ATGGAAGAATATCTAAAACAGACTGAAATTATAGATTGGAATCACCCTGTAATCCTTTCAAAAGCAAAGGATCTGTCTGTTAATAAAACCTCTGTGGCTGATGTGGCAAAATCATGCTTTGAATGGGTTAGAGACAATATCAGACATATAGATGATTACAATATTCAAACTGTGTCCTGTTCAGCCTCTGAGGTAATCACTTCAGGTTCAGGTATCTGCTATGCAAAAAGTCATTTATTGGCAGCTTTGCTTCGAGCCAACAGAATACCGGCAGGTTTTTGCTACCAGAGACTCAGCATCAATGATGATGGAAATCCATATTGTTTGCACGGACTGAATGCAGTATTTCTACCCAAATTTGGTTGGTATCGAATTGATTCTCGTGGAAATCGTGAAGGTATAAATGCTCAATTTAGTCCACCAAAGGAACAATTGGCCTTTCAAATTCAGTTTGAAAAAGAAATCGATTTCCAGGAAATTTTATCGGAACCTCTGTCAGAAATAATTGAAGCACTGAAAAAATATAAAACTAAAGATGAACTTTGGAACAACTTGCCCGATGCAAAACTTCTTTAG
- a CDS encoding substrate-binding periplasmic protein has translation MKKIRLATDYCDEKKNIIERICIKMFVILGVSISLFMLPTMQSTAAPLQVVTFEQAPAEYEEQGVIKGIAVDIVKEVFARMHQPILLNLYPFANSINRIKKRKVDAIFAVTKKPERELFLNYTSEVLLDQTATLYVRKNSQIKFDGDFRKLSDYTFGVVNKATYGYKFDNAVTTGIISKIEGVSAYRLNVLKLVKNRLDIIVGPRLGILYEIKKLGQQEAVKELSPSIESVPTYIAFSKTRVMPDIIEQFDLILKEIKKDGTYEKIIQSYIK, from the coding sequence ATGAAAAAAATTAGGTTAGCAACAGATTATTGCGATGAGAAAAAAAATATTATAGAAAGAATATGTATTAAAATGTTTGTAATATTAGGAGTAAGTATAAGCTTGTTTATGCTTCCGACTATGCAAAGTACAGCAGCTCCCCTGCAAGTAGTCACCTTTGAGCAGGCACCCGCCGAATACGAAGAACAAGGCGTAATCAAAGGGATAGCGGTGGATATTGTAAAAGAGGTTTTTGCAAGAATGCACCAACCAATTTTGCTAAATCTATATCCATTTGCCAATTCGATTAATAGGATCAAAAAAAGGAAAGTGGATGCAATTTTCGCTGTCACCAAAAAACCAGAACGGGAACTTTTTCTTAATTATACGAGTGAAGTTCTGCTTGATCAAACTGCCACTCTTTATGTTCGAAAAAATTCTCAGATAAAATTTGACGGTGACTTCCGAAAATTAAGTGATTATACGTTTGGTGTCGTCAATAAAGCTACATATGGATATAAGTTTGATAATGCGGTAACTACCGGTATCATCAGCAAAATTGAAGGGGTCTCAGCTTATCGTCTTAATGTACTCAAACTTGTCAAAAATCGTCTTGATATTATTGTCGGGCCACGTTTGGGAATACTTTATGAGATAAAAAAATTAGGACAGCAGGAAGCTGTAAAAGAACTATCACCTTCGATTGAAAGTGTACCAACGTATATAGCTTTTTCCAAAACCCGAGTCATGCCTGATATTATAGAACAGTTTGACCTTATTCTGAAGGAAATAAAAAAAGATGGTACCTATGAGAAAATTATTCAGTCATATATTAAATAA
- a CDS encoding substrate-binding periplasmic protein, which yields MKRMSLSILLIIFFCVTNVMASEEVLIARVNDWPPFYFQQNGEWVGISIDFYRALSEESGIKMEFKERPWSRAMLDMKKKPIIIGQLALTEDRKKIMNFIGPHSSEKMIIGINKKHLNNDIKNLDDLVLFSKKTGRLIAYQQDVFYSKEFNDRINTGSDFSEHFEKKASYNTVIKMLEAGRISGFLEEKTTLIYKLKYEQKSDIVVIHPFVIGSSDVYFGVSKIVSNKTLKKLHEANERLQSDGTYKKIMDKWSD from the coding sequence ATGAAACGTATGTCTTTGTCCATTTTGTTGATTATTTTTTTTTGTGTAACAAATGTCATGGCTTCTGAAGAAGTTCTTATAGCAAGAGTTAATGATTGGCCCCCTTTTTATTTTCAGCAAAATGGTGAGTGGGTAGGAATAAGTATTGATTTCTATCGGGCATTATCAGAAGAATCCGGTATAAAAATGGAATTCAAGGAACGTCCCTGGTCAAGAGCTATGCTTGATATGAAAAAAAAACCAATAATAATCGGTCAATTGGCCCTCACTGAAGATCGTAAAAAAATTATGAATTTCATAGGTCCTCATTCCAGTGAAAAAATGATTATCGGAATAAATAAAAAACATTTAAACAACGATATAAAAAATCTTGATGATCTTGTATTGTTTTCAAAGAAAACAGGGCGTCTCATTGCTTATCAGCAGGATGTTTTTTATTCAAAAGAATTCAATGACAGGATAAACACAGGTTCGGATTTTTCAGAACACTTTGAAAAAAAAGCCTCATACAATACGGTGATAAAAATGTTGGAGGCGGGAAGAATTTCGGGATTTCTCGAAGAAAAGACAACTCTCATTTATAAGTTAAAATACGAGCAGAAAAGTGACATAGTAGTGATTCATCCTTTTGTGATAGGAAGTAGCGATGTATACTTCGGCGTCAGCAAAATTGTTTCAAACAAGACATTAAAAAAATTGCATGAAGCTAATGAGAGATTACAATCTGACGGTACTTACAAAAAAATCATGGATAAATGGTCTGACTAA
- a CDS encoding reverse transcriptase domain-containing protein, protein MVKDLTEVRSLQRKHMPDTAGSGIHVPTSLQGIANKAKSHPQHRFRDLYRLMNPQMLRLAWKNLNKDSAIADDDITVKEYEADLSKNLEELAERLKRKKYRAKLIKRKYIPKDNGKKQPLGIPALEDKIVQKAAAKILESVYEPEFPDCSYGYRSGRGAKDAVSDLTFQLRFGVFGYIVEADIKGYFDNIDHDKLLEMMAERIDDRAFLKLIRKWLKAGIPEPEGYVKHPVTGTPQGGIVSPILSNIGSPIEVVIDINA, encoded by the coding sequence ATGGTGAAGGACTTGACAGAAGTACGCAGCCTGCAAAGGAAACACATGCCGGACACAGCAGGATCGGGAATACATGTGCCAACCTCCCTGCAGGGGATAGCGAACAAGGCAAAATCTCATCCGCAACATCGCTTTCGGGATCTTTACCGACTAATGAATCCGCAGATGCTTCGTTTGGCATGGAAGAACCTGAATAAGGATTCAGCCATAGCAGATGACGACATCACGGTGAAAGAGTACGAAGCCGATCTCTCAAAGAATCTGGAAGAATTGGCGGAACGACTCAAACGGAAAAAGTACCGAGCGAAACTGATCAAACGCAAATACATACCGAAGGACAATGGCAAGAAGCAACCACTCGGCATACCCGCCCTTGAAGACAAGATCGTCCAGAAGGCGGCGGCCAAGATTTTGGAATCCGTTTATGAACCTGAATTTCCGGATTGTTCCTATGGATACCGCTCCGGAAGAGGGGCCAAAGATGCGGTAAGCGATCTGACATTTCAACTCCGGTTCGGCGTGTTCGGATATATAGTGGAGGCCGACATCAAAGGGTACTTCGACAATATCGACCATGACAAGTTGCTGGAGATGATGGCAGAGAGGATTGATGACAGAGCCTTTCTTAAACTGATTCGCAAGTGGCTTAAAGCGGGCATCCCGGAACCGGAAGGATACGTTAAGCACCCGGTGACGGGAACGCCTCAGGGCGGAATCGTTTCACCGATACTTTCAAATATTGGTAGTCCTATAGAAGTAGTGATAGACATAAATGCTTAA